CCCTTTGATCTTCTAGCTTTAACAATAGATCTACCTGTTCTAGAAGACATTCTTTTTAAGAAACCATGGACTCTCAATCTTTTCCTCTTTTTAGGTTGATAAGTTCGCTTCATTTAATAAATTATTTAAGTTTTTACTTTAACTATTTTTAATTTTCTTTTTTGTCCAAAGTATCGAATAACTCAACTCTCTTATCTAATTTAATTTCTTATTTAGATAAAAAGAATAAATTAACTGACTATAAACATTTACTTAGTAAAAGAAATAAGTTAACTCTTAAGAAAAATTACTGCATCCTAAGTCTCATTAATAGTCTACATAAGAAAATTAAAAGTTCAGAAAAAGAAATTAAAGACTTTTTATTCTCCGAACTAAATAAAAACTTCAATATATTCTTTGAAGTC
Above is a window of Mycoplasma ovis str. Michigan DNA encoding:
- the rpmH gene encoding 50S ribosomal protein L34, whose protein sequence is MKRTYQPKKRKRLRVHGFLKRMSSRTGRSIVKARRSKGRVRLTVSSK